Proteins encoded together in one Xenopus laevis strain J_2021 chromosome 6L, Xenopus_laevis_v10.1, whole genome shotgun sequence window:
- the LOC108719523 gene encoding uncharacterized protein LOC108719523 isoform X5 — protein sequence MRCEGLTEEQTGNCPLLLPVTPCNSLLLCPRHSHPLYSHLQPHLLETAPKVKLEEAELDTKDHLAAMQMEIDSGSGTDVPETKLEEFNVKVEKEEPDSSEDPQKQTESSAGTDGETSKIKIKEEQAHSDYQKSVQSLVGPLVDGALKIKSKNKGSDTKDHSAAKKSVKDSGKGTKKKRQKGSQGIKMPNKLILDTERLIIEIRKRPSLFNPSNTDFADKQKRREAWEEICVEIIKDWATSSSKIQVKYLNEIRKRWMTLRDYFQKELEAPTKKNRNGSRSSRKSTFIYFSDLQFLKPIIEDSETSVQVDEEMYDEPIEETGAMNSLSPTEDGNTEPLRDPVPLNPQSPETENSDGETAGDTASLNPPSPANEDSVRERVRYRANHNQPSPASEDSVREQLRYRANRNHLSPASEDSVRERVRYRANRNQSSPASEDSVKEWMRYRANHNQPSPASEDSVREQLRYRANHNHLSPEREDVIYRPRASEPQPIATGKLSKKRKHIHEDDDDDDDDGIPELPKPISYFRDTLVDDERDEDRLFLLSLLKTLKRFSASQKLEIKLKMRQTVARAAKEGSPQPSHAPYPQQQQPYIPSQYSHSYTQQCYMPNSAASPPSDMSHRMHSPYPHNYSGPSYENAHRQSPPLQSYR from the exons AGACTGCTCCAAAAGTCAAATTGGAGGAGGCAGAACTGGACACTAAGGATCACTTGGCGGCAATGCAAATGGAAATAGATTCGGGTTCTGGAACGG ATGTACCAGAGACAAAACTAGAAGAGTTTAATGTAAAGGTGGAGAAAGAAGAACCAGACTCTTCAGAAGATCCTCAGAAGCAAACGGAAAGCTCAGCTGGCACTGATGGGG AAACATCAAAGATAAAGATAAAAGAGGAACAAGCGCACTCTGATTACCAAAAGTCAGTGCAAAGTTTGGTAGGTCCACTGGTTGATGGAG CACTGAAAATAAAGTCAAAGAACAAAGGGTCAGACACTAAGGATCATTCAGCTGCAAAAAAGAGTGTGAAGGATTCAG GGAAAGGCACCAAGAAGAAACGCCAGAAGGGTTCCCAGGGGATCAAAATGCCCAACAAATTAATCCTCGACACTGAGCGTCTCATAATTGAGATACGGAAAAGGCCCTCCCTGTTTAACCCCTCCAACACTGACTTTGCAGACAAGCAGAAAAGGAGAGAAGCCTGGGAAGAGATCTGTGTGGAGATTATCAAAGACTGGGCAACATCATCCTCCAAAATACAAGTAAAGTATT TAAATGAGATTCGGAAGAGATGGATGACCTTACGGGACTATTTTCAGAAGGAGCTAGAAGCCCCGACGAAAAAGAATCGCAACGGATCTCGTTCCTCCCGGAAAAGCACGTTCATCTATTTTAGTGACCTCCAGTTCCTGAAGCCCATCATAGAAGACAGCGA aacATCTGTACAGGTGGATGAGGAAATGTACGATGAACCAATAGAAGAGACTGGAGCAATGAACTCTCTTTCTCCGACTGAAGATGGCAATACAGAACCATTAAGGGATCCCGTGCCTTTAAATCCACAGTCACCAGAGACAGAGAACAGCGATGGGGAAACTGCAGGAGACACGGCATCACTGAATCCGCCATCTCCAGCCAATGAGGACAGTGTAAGGGAACGGGTGCGATACAGAGCCAATCACAATCAGCCATCGCCAGCCAGTGAGGACAGTGTAAGGGAACAGTTGAGATACAGAGCAAATCGCAATCACCTGTCTCCAGCCAGTGAGGACAGTGTAAGGGAACGGGTGAGATACAGAGCCAATCGCAATCAGTCATCTCCAGCCAGTGAGGACAGTGTAAAGGAATGGATGAGATACAGAGCCAATCACAATCAGCCATCTCCAGCCAGTGAGGACAGTGTAAGGGAACAGTTGAGATACAGAGCCAATCACAATCACCTGTCTCCGGAAAGGGAGGATGTGATTTACAGGCCGCGTGCAAGCGAACCTCAGCCTATTGCCACCGGCAAACTCTCCAAAAAGAGGAAGCACATtcatgaagatgatgatgacgatgatgatgatgggaTCCCAGAGTTGCCAAAACCCATTTCCTATTTCAGGGACACTTTGGTGGACGACGAGAGAGATGAAGATCGTCTTTTCCTCTTGTCATTGCTAAAGACACTCAAGAGATTCTCTGCTTCCCAGAAACTCGAGATCAAGTTAaaaatgagacaaactgtggcACGGGCAGCCAAGGAGGGAAGCCCTCAGCCCTCGCATGCCCCAtacccacagcagcagcagccataTATACCATCCCAGTATTCCCACTCATACACTCAACAATGTTACATGCCAAACTCGGCGGCTTCTCCTCCCTCTGACATGTCACATCGTATGCACTCGCCGTATCCACACAATTACTCAGGCCCTAGCTACGAAAATGCTCACCGACAGAGTCCTCCCCTTCAGTCATACAGGTAA
- the LOC108719523 gene encoding uncharacterized protein LOC108719523 isoform X2: protein MRGMTSFNTRVCEGTVGTSPPTKWRRFVRPVTFQWRMPTEQSDNETAPKVKLEEAELDTKDHLAAMQMEIDSGSGTDVPETKLEEFNVKVEKEEPDSSEDPQKQTESSAGTDGEPETSKIKIKEEQAHSDYQKSVQSLVGPLVDGDTALKIKSKNKGSDTKDHSAAKKSVKDSGKGTKKKRQKGSQGIKMPNKLILDTERLIIEIRKRPSLFNPSNTDFADKQKRREAWEEICVEIIKDWATSSSKIQVKYLNEIRKRWMTLRDYFQKELEAPTKKNRNGSRSSRKSTFIYFSDLQFLKPIIEDSETSVQVDEEMYDEPIEETGAMNSLSPTEDGNTEPLRDPVPLNPQSPETENSDGETAGDTASLNPPSPANEDSVRERVRYRANHNQPSPASEDSVREQLRYRANRNHLSPASEDSVRERVRYRANRNQSSPASEDSVKEWMRYRANHNQPSPASEDSVREQLRYRANHNHLSPEREDVIYRPRASEPQPIATGKLSKKRKHIHEDDDDDDDDGIPELPKPISYFRDTLVDDERDEDRLFLLSLLKTLKRFSASQKLEIKLKMRQTVARAAKEGSPQPSHAPYPQQQQPYIPSQYSHSYTQQCYMPNSAASPPSDMSHRMHSPYPHNYSGPSYENAHRQSPPLQSYR, encoded by the exons AGACTGCTCCAAAAGTCAAATTGGAGGAGGCAGAACTGGACACTAAGGATCACTTGGCGGCAATGCAAATGGAAATAGATTCGGGTTCTGGAACGG ATGTACCAGAGACAAAACTAGAAGAGTTTAATGTAAAGGTGGAGAAAGAAGAACCAGACTCTTCAGAAGATCCTCAGAAGCAAACGGAAAGCTCAGCTGGCACTGATGGGG AACCAGAAACATCAAAGATAAAGATAAAAGAGGAACAAGCGCACTCTGATTACCAAAAGTCAGTGCAAAGTTTGGTAGGTCCACTGGTTGATGGAG ATACAGCACTGAAAATAAAGTCAAAGAACAAAGGGTCAGACACTAAGGATCATTCAGCTGCAAAAAAGAGTGTGAAGGATTCAG GGAAAGGCACCAAGAAGAAACGCCAGAAGGGTTCCCAGGGGATCAAAATGCCCAACAAATTAATCCTCGACACTGAGCGTCTCATAATTGAGATACGGAAAAGGCCCTCCCTGTTTAACCCCTCCAACACTGACTTTGCAGACAAGCAGAAAAGGAGAGAAGCCTGGGAAGAGATCTGTGTGGAGATTATCAAAGACTGGGCAACATCATCCTCCAAAATACAAGTAAAGTATT TAAATGAGATTCGGAAGAGATGGATGACCTTACGGGACTATTTTCAGAAGGAGCTAGAAGCCCCGACGAAAAAGAATCGCAACGGATCTCGTTCCTCCCGGAAAAGCACGTTCATCTATTTTAGTGACCTCCAGTTCCTGAAGCCCATCATAGAAGACAGCGA aacATCTGTACAGGTGGATGAGGAAATGTACGATGAACCAATAGAAGAGACTGGAGCAATGAACTCTCTTTCTCCGACTGAAGATGGCAATACAGAACCATTAAGGGATCCCGTGCCTTTAAATCCACAGTCACCAGAGACAGAGAACAGCGATGGGGAAACTGCAGGAGACACGGCATCACTGAATCCGCCATCTCCAGCCAATGAGGACAGTGTAAGGGAACGGGTGCGATACAGAGCCAATCACAATCAGCCATCGCCAGCCAGTGAGGACAGTGTAAGGGAACAGTTGAGATACAGAGCAAATCGCAATCACCTGTCTCCAGCCAGTGAGGACAGTGTAAGGGAACGGGTGAGATACAGAGCCAATCGCAATCAGTCATCTCCAGCCAGTGAGGACAGTGTAAAGGAATGGATGAGATACAGAGCCAATCACAATCAGCCATCTCCAGCCAGTGAGGACAGTGTAAGGGAACAGTTGAGATACAGAGCCAATCACAATCACCTGTCTCCGGAAAGGGAGGATGTGATTTACAGGCCGCGTGCAAGCGAACCTCAGCCTATTGCCACCGGCAAACTCTCCAAAAAGAGGAAGCACATtcatgaagatgatgatgacgatgatgatgatgggaTCCCAGAGTTGCCAAAACCCATTTCCTATTTCAGGGACACTTTGGTGGACGACGAGAGAGATGAAGATCGTCTTTTCCTCTTGTCATTGCTAAAGACACTCAAGAGATTCTCTGCTTCCCAGAAACTCGAGATCAAGTTAaaaatgagacaaactgtggcACGGGCAGCCAAGGAGGGAAGCCCTCAGCCCTCGCATGCCCCAtacccacagcagcagcagccataTATACCATCCCAGTATTCCCACTCATACACTCAACAATGTTACATGCCAAACTCGGCGGCTTCTCCTCCCTCTGACATGTCACATCGTATGCACTCGCCGTATCCACACAATTACTCAGGCCCTAGCTACGAAAATGCTCACCGACAGAGTCCTCCCCTTCAGTCATACAGGTAA
- the LOC108719523 gene encoding uncharacterized protein LOC108719523 isoform X1 yields MRCEGLTEEQTGNCPLLLPVTPCNSLLLCPRHSHPLYSHLQPHLLETAPKVKLEEAELDTKDHLAAMQMEIDSGSGTDVPETKLEEFNVKVEKEEPDSSEDPQKQTESSAGTDGEPETSKIKIKEEQAHSDYQKSVQSLVGPLVDGDTALKIKSKNKGSDTKDHSAAKKSVKDSGKGTKKKRQKGSQGIKMPNKLILDTERLIIEIRKRPSLFNPSNTDFADKQKRREAWEEICVEIIKDWATSSSKIQVKYLNEIRKRWMTLRDYFQKELEAPTKKNRNGSRSSRKSTFIYFSDLQFLKPIIEDSETSVQVDEEMYDEPIEETGAMNSLSPTEDGNTEPLRDPVPLNPQSPETENSDGETAGDTASLNPPSPANEDSVRERVRYRANHNQPSPASEDSVREQLRYRANRNHLSPASEDSVRERVRYRANRNQSSPASEDSVKEWMRYRANHNQPSPASEDSVREQLRYRANHNHLSPEREDVIYRPRASEPQPIATGKLSKKRKHIHEDDDDDDDDGIPELPKPISYFRDTLVDDERDEDRLFLLSLLKTLKRFSASQKLEIKLKMRQTVARAAKEGSPQPSHAPYPQQQQPYIPSQYSHSYTQQCYMPNSAASPPSDMSHRMHSPYPHNYSGPSYENAHRQSPPLQSYR; encoded by the exons AGACTGCTCCAAAAGTCAAATTGGAGGAGGCAGAACTGGACACTAAGGATCACTTGGCGGCAATGCAAATGGAAATAGATTCGGGTTCTGGAACGG ATGTACCAGAGACAAAACTAGAAGAGTTTAATGTAAAGGTGGAGAAAGAAGAACCAGACTCTTCAGAAGATCCTCAGAAGCAAACGGAAAGCTCAGCTGGCACTGATGGGG AACCAGAAACATCAAAGATAAAGATAAAAGAGGAACAAGCGCACTCTGATTACCAAAAGTCAGTGCAAAGTTTGGTAGGTCCACTGGTTGATGGAG ATACAGCACTGAAAATAAAGTCAAAGAACAAAGGGTCAGACACTAAGGATCATTCAGCTGCAAAAAAGAGTGTGAAGGATTCAG GGAAAGGCACCAAGAAGAAACGCCAGAAGGGTTCCCAGGGGATCAAAATGCCCAACAAATTAATCCTCGACACTGAGCGTCTCATAATTGAGATACGGAAAAGGCCCTCCCTGTTTAACCCCTCCAACACTGACTTTGCAGACAAGCAGAAAAGGAGAGAAGCCTGGGAAGAGATCTGTGTGGAGATTATCAAAGACTGGGCAACATCATCCTCCAAAATACAAGTAAAGTATT TAAATGAGATTCGGAAGAGATGGATGACCTTACGGGACTATTTTCAGAAGGAGCTAGAAGCCCCGACGAAAAAGAATCGCAACGGATCTCGTTCCTCCCGGAAAAGCACGTTCATCTATTTTAGTGACCTCCAGTTCCTGAAGCCCATCATAGAAGACAGCGA aacATCTGTACAGGTGGATGAGGAAATGTACGATGAACCAATAGAAGAGACTGGAGCAATGAACTCTCTTTCTCCGACTGAAGATGGCAATACAGAACCATTAAGGGATCCCGTGCCTTTAAATCCACAGTCACCAGAGACAGAGAACAGCGATGGGGAAACTGCAGGAGACACGGCATCACTGAATCCGCCATCTCCAGCCAATGAGGACAGTGTAAGGGAACGGGTGCGATACAGAGCCAATCACAATCAGCCATCGCCAGCCAGTGAGGACAGTGTAAGGGAACAGTTGAGATACAGAGCAAATCGCAATCACCTGTCTCCAGCCAGTGAGGACAGTGTAAGGGAACGGGTGAGATACAGAGCCAATCGCAATCAGTCATCTCCAGCCAGTGAGGACAGTGTAAAGGAATGGATGAGATACAGAGCCAATCACAATCAGCCATCTCCAGCCAGTGAGGACAGTGTAAGGGAACAGTTGAGATACAGAGCCAATCACAATCACCTGTCTCCGGAAAGGGAGGATGTGATTTACAGGCCGCGTGCAAGCGAACCTCAGCCTATTGCCACCGGCAAACTCTCCAAAAAGAGGAAGCACATtcatgaagatgatgatgacgatgatgatgatgggaTCCCAGAGTTGCCAAAACCCATTTCCTATTTCAGGGACACTTTGGTGGACGACGAGAGAGATGAAGATCGTCTTTTCCTCTTGTCATTGCTAAAGACACTCAAGAGATTCTCTGCTTCCCAGAAACTCGAGATCAAGTTAaaaatgagacaaactgtggcACGGGCAGCCAAGGAGGGAAGCCCTCAGCCCTCGCATGCCCCAtacccacagcagcagcagccataTATACCATCCCAGTATTCCCACTCATACACTCAACAATGTTACATGCCAAACTCGGCGGCTTCTCCTCCCTCTGACATGTCACATCGTATGCACTCGCCGTATCCACACAATTACTCAGGCCCTAGCTACGAAAATGCTCACCGACAGAGTCCTCCCCTTCAGTCATACAGGTAA
- the LOC108719523 gene encoding uncharacterized protein LOC108719523 isoform X4, which produces MRCEGLTEEQTGNCPLLLPVTPCNSLLLCPRHSHPLYSHLQPHLLETAPKVKLEEAELDTKDHLAAMQMEIDSGSGTDVPETKLEEFNVKVEKEEPDSSEDPQKQTESSAGTDGEPETSKIKIKEEQAHSDYQKSVQSLVGPLVDGALKIKSKNKGSDTKDHSAAKKSVKDSGKGTKKKRQKGSQGIKMPNKLILDTERLIIEIRKRPSLFNPSNTDFADKQKRREAWEEICVEIIKDWATSSSKIQVKYLNEIRKRWMTLRDYFQKELEAPTKKNRNGSRSSRKSTFIYFSDLQFLKPIIEDSETSVQVDEEMYDEPIEETGAMNSLSPTEDGNTEPLRDPVPLNPQSPETENSDGETAGDTASLNPPSPANEDSVRERVRYRANHNQPSPASEDSVREQLRYRANRNHLSPASEDSVRERVRYRANRNQSSPASEDSVKEWMRYRANHNQPSPASEDSVREQLRYRANHNHLSPEREDVIYRPRASEPQPIATGKLSKKRKHIHEDDDDDDDDGIPELPKPISYFRDTLVDDERDEDRLFLLSLLKTLKRFSASQKLEIKLKMRQTVARAAKEGSPQPSHAPYPQQQQPYIPSQYSHSYTQQCYMPNSAASPPSDMSHRMHSPYPHNYSGPSYENAHRQSPPLQSYR; this is translated from the exons AGACTGCTCCAAAAGTCAAATTGGAGGAGGCAGAACTGGACACTAAGGATCACTTGGCGGCAATGCAAATGGAAATAGATTCGGGTTCTGGAACGG ATGTACCAGAGACAAAACTAGAAGAGTTTAATGTAAAGGTGGAGAAAGAAGAACCAGACTCTTCAGAAGATCCTCAGAAGCAAACGGAAAGCTCAGCTGGCACTGATGGGG AACCAGAAACATCAAAGATAAAGATAAAAGAGGAACAAGCGCACTCTGATTACCAAAAGTCAGTGCAAAGTTTGGTAGGTCCACTGGTTGATGGAG CACTGAAAATAAAGTCAAAGAACAAAGGGTCAGACACTAAGGATCATTCAGCTGCAAAAAAGAGTGTGAAGGATTCAG GGAAAGGCACCAAGAAGAAACGCCAGAAGGGTTCCCAGGGGATCAAAATGCCCAACAAATTAATCCTCGACACTGAGCGTCTCATAATTGAGATACGGAAAAGGCCCTCCCTGTTTAACCCCTCCAACACTGACTTTGCAGACAAGCAGAAAAGGAGAGAAGCCTGGGAAGAGATCTGTGTGGAGATTATCAAAGACTGGGCAACATCATCCTCCAAAATACAAGTAAAGTATT TAAATGAGATTCGGAAGAGATGGATGACCTTACGGGACTATTTTCAGAAGGAGCTAGAAGCCCCGACGAAAAAGAATCGCAACGGATCTCGTTCCTCCCGGAAAAGCACGTTCATCTATTTTAGTGACCTCCAGTTCCTGAAGCCCATCATAGAAGACAGCGA aacATCTGTACAGGTGGATGAGGAAATGTACGATGAACCAATAGAAGAGACTGGAGCAATGAACTCTCTTTCTCCGACTGAAGATGGCAATACAGAACCATTAAGGGATCCCGTGCCTTTAAATCCACAGTCACCAGAGACAGAGAACAGCGATGGGGAAACTGCAGGAGACACGGCATCACTGAATCCGCCATCTCCAGCCAATGAGGACAGTGTAAGGGAACGGGTGCGATACAGAGCCAATCACAATCAGCCATCGCCAGCCAGTGAGGACAGTGTAAGGGAACAGTTGAGATACAGAGCAAATCGCAATCACCTGTCTCCAGCCAGTGAGGACAGTGTAAGGGAACGGGTGAGATACAGAGCCAATCGCAATCAGTCATCTCCAGCCAGTGAGGACAGTGTAAAGGAATGGATGAGATACAGAGCCAATCACAATCAGCCATCTCCAGCCAGTGAGGACAGTGTAAGGGAACAGTTGAGATACAGAGCCAATCACAATCACCTGTCTCCGGAAAGGGAGGATGTGATTTACAGGCCGCGTGCAAGCGAACCTCAGCCTATTGCCACCGGCAAACTCTCCAAAAAGAGGAAGCACATtcatgaagatgatgatgacgatgatgatgatgggaTCCCAGAGTTGCCAAAACCCATTTCCTATTTCAGGGACACTTTGGTGGACGACGAGAGAGATGAAGATCGTCTTTTCCTCTTGTCATTGCTAAAGACACTCAAGAGATTCTCTGCTTCCCAGAAACTCGAGATCAAGTTAaaaatgagacaaactgtggcACGGGCAGCCAAGGAGGGAAGCCCTCAGCCCTCGCATGCCCCAtacccacagcagcagcagccataTATACCATCCCAGTATTCCCACTCATACACTCAACAATGTTACATGCCAAACTCGGCGGCTTCTCCTCCCTCTGACATGTCACATCGTATGCACTCGCCGTATCCACACAATTACTCAGGCCCTAGCTACGAAAATGCTCACCGACAGAGTCCTCCCCTTCAGTCATACAGGTAA
- the LOC108719523 gene encoding uncharacterized protein LOC108719523 isoform X6 produces the protein MPTEQSDNETAPKVKLEEAELDTKDHLAAMQMEIDSGSGTDVPETKLEEFNVKVEKEEPDSSEDPQKQTESSAGTDGEPETSKIKIKEEQAHSDYQKSVQSLVGPLVDGDTALKIKSKNKGSDTKDHSAAKKSVKDSGKGTKKKRQKGSQGIKMPNKLILDTERLIIEIRKRPSLFNPSNTDFADKQKRREAWEEICVEIIKDWATSSSKIQVKYLNEIRKRWMTLRDYFQKELEAPTKKNRNGSRSSRKSTFIYFSDLQFLKPIIEDSETSVQVDEEMYDEPIEETGAMNSLSPTEDGNTEPLRDPVPLNPQSPETENSDGETAGDTASLNPPSPANEDSVRERVRYRANHNQPSPASEDSVREQLRYRANRNHLSPASEDSVRERVRYRANRNQSSPASEDSVKEWMRYRANHNQPSPASEDSVREQLRYRANHNHLSPEREDVIYRPRASEPQPIATGKLSKKRKHIHEDDDDDDDDGIPELPKPISYFRDTLVDDERDEDRLFLLSLLKTLKRFSASQKLEIKLKMRQTVARAAKEGSPQPSHAPYPQQQQPYIPSQYSHSYTQQCYMPNSAASPPSDMSHRMHSPYPHNYSGPSYENAHRQSPPLQSYR, from the exons AGACTGCTCCAAAAGTCAAATTGGAGGAGGCAGAACTGGACACTAAGGATCACTTGGCGGCAATGCAAATGGAAATAGATTCGGGTTCTGGAACGG ATGTACCAGAGACAAAACTAGAAGAGTTTAATGTAAAGGTGGAGAAAGAAGAACCAGACTCTTCAGAAGATCCTCAGAAGCAAACGGAAAGCTCAGCTGGCACTGATGGGG AACCAGAAACATCAAAGATAAAGATAAAAGAGGAACAAGCGCACTCTGATTACCAAAAGTCAGTGCAAAGTTTGGTAGGTCCACTGGTTGATGGAG ATACAGCACTGAAAATAAAGTCAAAGAACAAAGGGTCAGACACTAAGGATCATTCAGCTGCAAAAAAGAGTGTGAAGGATTCAG GGAAAGGCACCAAGAAGAAACGCCAGAAGGGTTCCCAGGGGATCAAAATGCCCAACAAATTAATCCTCGACACTGAGCGTCTCATAATTGAGATACGGAAAAGGCCCTCCCTGTTTAACCCCTCCAACACTGACTTTGCAGACAAGCAGAAAAGGAGAGAAGCCTGGGAAGAGATCTGTGTGGAGATTATCAAAGACTGGGCAACATCATCCTCCAAAATACAAGTAAAGTATT TAAATGAGATTCGGAAGAGATGGATGACCTTACGGGACTATTTTCAGAAGGAGCTAGAAGCCCCGACGAAAAAGAATCGCAACGGATCTCGTTCCTCCCGGAAAAGCACGTTCATCTATTTTAGTGACCTCCAGTTCCTGAAGCCCATCATAGAAGACAGCGA aacATCTGTACAGGTGGATGAGGAAATGTACGATGAACCAATAGAAGAGACTGGAGCAATGAACTCTCTTTCTCCGACTGAAGATGGCAATACAGAACCATTAAGGGATCCCGTGCCTTTAAATCCACAGTCACCAGAGACAGAGAACAGCGATGGGGAAACTGCAGGAGACACGGCATCACTGAATCCGCCATCTCCAGCCAATGAGGACAGTGTAAGGGAACGGGTGCGATACAGAGCCAATCACAATCAGCCATCGCCAGCCAGTGAGGACAGTGTAAGGGAACAGTTGAGATACAGAGCAAATCGCAATCACCTGTCTCCAGCCAGTGAGGACAGTGTAAGGGAACGGGTGAGATACAGAGCCAATCGCAATCAGTCATCTCCAGCCAGTGAGGACAGTGTAAAGGAATGGATGAGATACAGAGCCAATCACAATCAGCCATCTCCAGCCAGTGAGGACAGTGTAAGGGAACAGTTGAGATACAGAGCCAATCACAATCACCTGTCTCCGGAAAGGGAGGATGTGATTTACAGGCCGCGTGCAAGCGAACCTCAGCCTATTGCCACCGGCAAACTCTCCAAAAAGAGGAAGCACATtcatgaagatgatgatgacgatgatgatgatgggaTCCCAGAGTTGCCAAAACCCATTTCCTATTTCAGGGACACTTTGGTGGACGACGAGAGAGATGAAGATCGTCTTTTCCTCTTGTCATTGCTAAAGACACTCAAGAGATTCTCTGCTTCCCAGAAACTCGAGATCAAGTTAaaaatgagacaaactgtggcACGGGCAGCCAAGGAGGGAAGCCCTCAGCCCTCGCATGCCCCAtacccacagcagcagcagccataTATACCATCCCAGTATTCCCACTCATACACTCAACAATGTTACATGCCAAACTCGGCGGCTTCTCCTCCCTCTGACATGTCACATCGTATGCACTCGCCGTATCCACACAATTACTCAGGCCCTAGCTACGAAAATGCTCACCGACAGAGTCCTCCCCTTCAGTCATACAGGTAA